In the genome of Alphaproteobacteria bacterium, the window TACAACAGTATTGGGCAGATTGGGGATGTGTCATTTTGCAACCATATGATGTTGAAGTTGGTGCAGGAACCTTCCACCCAGCAACCACATTGCGGGCACTAGGCCCTGATCTTTGGAATGCGGCATATGTTCAACCTTCTCGTCGCCCCACCGATGGTCGATATGGGGAGAACCCAAACCGCACTCAATATTATTATCAATTTCAAGTAATTATGAAACCCGGGCCCGCTGATTGTCAGCAGTTGTATTTAGATAGTTTAAAGTATCTCGGCATTGATATTGAAAATCACGACATTCGTTTTGTTGAAGATGACTGGGAAAGTCCCACACTCGGAGCAGCTGGCTTGGGTTGGGAAGTCTGGTGCGATGGAATGGAAATTAGCCAATTCACTTACTTTCAACAAGTTGGAGGCATAGAGTGTGAAGTGGTTCCCGTGGAAATTACCTATGGCTTGGAGCGTGTTGCGCTCAATGTTCAAGATGTCGACAACTTCTTTCTTCTAGATTGGAATGGGGCGACAGGCTCGCGCAAACTCACCTACAAGGATGTGTCCATGCGCGGTGAGAAAGAATTTTCCGCCTATAATTTCAAACATGCAGACACAAATCTATTGTTCCAACATTTTAAAGATGCTGAACAAGAATGTATCGCCCTGCTCGCTCTCAACCTTACTTTACCCGCCTATGACCAATGTATTAAAGCCAGTCATCTGTTTAACCTATTGGATGCCCGAGGCGTCATAAGTGTTACGGAACGGGCAAGCTATATTGGCCGTGTACGGACTCTCGCTAAGGGATGTTGCGAGGAATGGTTGAAAAACTCAGATACAAGCCCTCTAGAAAAGAGGGCTCACTAATGCCTGAATTTTTAACAGAAATTTTGTCAGAAGAAATTCCTGCACGAATGCAACGTCGAGCACAGGATGACTTAAAAAAATTGATGGAAGATGAATTGACTGCAAAGGGACTTACATTCTCATCCGTCGAAAGTTATGTAACACCTCGACGCTTAGCTGCTGTTGTATTCAATTTACCGACGACTACATCGGGTACAATTGAAGAACGTCGGGGCCCCAAAGTTGGCGCTCCTGAAGGGGCAATCCAAGGATTTTTAAAATCTACTGGTTTAACCTTGGAGAAATGTGAACAACGCGAGGGGTATTACTACGCCCATATTGAAACAAAACCTCAAGAAACACCTGATATATTGCCCCAAGTCATTCAAGCTATTTTAACAAAATTTACCTGGCAAAAATCACAATTTTGGACATTAGACAACGGCGATAAGTCTCAATTCTGGGTACGCGCCGTTCGCTCTGTCTTATGTGTTTTTGATGGAAAACCCCTATCTTTTGCGTTGCCAACTTTAGGCCTCACCACGAGCAATCAGACATCCGGCCATCGTTTCTTGAAGCCCGATCTTCAAGAAATTTCTTCATTTGATGATTATAAAACTAAATTAGAAAAAGCTTTTGTCATCTTGGATCCGGTGACTCGTCAGACTCAAATATGGGAAGGGCTTGAGGCATTAGCGCATCAAAAAGGATTGGTGTTGTTGACGGATGAAGGCCTCCTTCAAGAAGTTGCTGGATTAGTAGAATATCCTGTTCCCCTTCTGGGACAAATTGAAGAGCAATTCATGCGTTTGCCATCGCCCGTTTTGTCGACGTCCATGCGCGTCCATCAGAAATATTTTACCCTTCTTGATAAAAATGGGAAAATAGCTCCTTATTTTGGTGTTGTTGCTAATACCAAAGGGGCGGATGGTGGGGCTAAAATGATAGCAGGCCATGAACGCGTTTTACGCGCTCGCTTGAGCGACGCCGCATTCTTCTTTGAACAAGACGTAAAAGTCCCTCTCGGTGAGTTTGCCCAAAAACTTAACAAAATTATTTTTCATGCCAAGCTTGGTAATCTGCATCAAAAATGTGAGCGCCTAAAGACTCTTATGACCACACAAGGCGCCGAAGATGACGGCAGACGAGCAGCCTTACTCGCTAAATCGGATTTGGTCACCTCCCTGGTTGGAGAATTTCCTGAACTTCAAGGTGTAATGGGTGAAATTTATGCATCGGCTCAAGGTGAAGAACCCCACGTTGCCGCAGCCATCCGGGAACATTATCAACCTCAAGGCCCGAACGATCAATGCCCCCACGCCCCTTTAAGTATTGCATTAGCCCTTGCAGACAAATTAGATTCGTTGGTCGGCTTCTTTGGAATTGGCGAAGAACCAACCGGATCAAAAGATCCCTTTGCTTTACGTCGAGCTGCTCTGGGTATTATTCGATTAATCCGAGACAATGGTCTCTCAGATTTTTCTCTCCAACCCTTATGTTGTCAAGCTATTGAAGCTTATCAAAAACAAGGCATTTCCTTCCAATCAGATTTTCAATTTGAATCAATTCTTAATTTCATTAATGATCGTTTGAAAGTCGCCCTTAAAGCAGAAGGTATGCGCCATGATTGTATTGTTGCTGTCATTGATCGTACTTCTCTTGCCCACACCATCAATGTGGATGAGCTAGCAAATTCACCTGAATCTGTTGCCATTCAAGAATATATTGGAACACGC includes:
- a CDS encoding glycine--tRNA ligase subunit beta, producing the protein MPEFLTEILSEEIPARMQRRAQDDLKKLMEDELTAKGLTFSSVESYVTPRRLAAVVFNLPTTTSGTIEERRGPKVGAPEGAIQGFLKSTGLTLEKCEQREGYYYAHIETKPQETPDILPQVIQAILTKFTWQKSQFWTLDNGDKSQFWVRAVRSVLCVFDGKPLSFALPTLGLTTSNQTSGHRFLKPDLQEISSFDDYKTKLEKAFVILDPVTRQTQIWEGLEALAHQKGLVLLTDEGLLQEVAGLVEYPVPLLGQIEEQFMRLPSPVLSTSMRVHQKYFTLLDKNGKIAPYFGVVANTKGADGGAKMIAGHERVLRARLSDAAFFFEQDVKVPLGEFAQKLNKIIFHAKLGNLHQKCERLKTLMTTQGAEDDGRRAALLAKSDLVTSLVGEFPELQGVMGEIYASAQGEEPHVAAAIREHYQPQGPNDQCPHAPLSIALALADKLDSLVGFFGIGEEPTGSKDPFALRRAALGIIRLIRDNGLSDFSLQPLCCQAIEAYQKQGISFQSDFQFESILNFINDRLKVALKAEGMRHDCIVAVIDRTSLAHTINVDELANSPESVAIQEYIGTRSHNIFSLSARVEALHTFLESPKGAALSATFRRVDGIVENETTKDNHFYLNIKPELLLETAEQNLYQQIENIIKVRKSLLDAHDYIGWMAQLASLHESVDHFFETLKVNDDNKDIRANRLGLLGKLRIQTELIANFSKIEG
- a CDS encoding glycine--tRNA ligase subunit alpha — encoded protein: MILDLQQYWADWGCVILQPYDVEVGAGTFHPATTLRALGPDLWNAAYVQPSRRPTDGRYGENPNRTQYYYQFQVIMKPGPADCQQLYLDSLKYLGIDIENHDIRFVEDDWESPTLGAAGLGWEVWCDGMEISQFTYFQQVGGIECEVVPVEITYGLERVALNVQDVDNFFLLDWNGATGSRKLTYKDVSMRGEKEFSAYNFKHADTNLLFQHFKDAEQECIALLALNLTLPAYDQCIKASHLFNLLDARGVISVTERASYIGRVRTLAKGCCEEWLKNSDTSPLEKRAH